A genomic stretch from Chitinophaga agri includes:
- a CDS encoding YgaP-like transmembrane domain has product MNENSSTGNKPAVNVGNTERMISAVAGGFLLYNAISGKNARMLKAGAGAFLLYRALTGNCPVYSMLKKKRLPDPVRNINVRVSMTVNRPRAEVYAFWRNLENLPLFMDHVKAVTPLGDGHYHWEAQIPGLPASLKWEAAIIKEEEGELLGWNSLPGADIDNAGKVTFADAGENATALHVVITYRAPLGAAGNGIARLLNPLFKAMIREELRSFSQYIGNGVVPATQEQASGNAASTM; this is encoded by the coding sequence ATGAATGAAAATTCTTCTACAGGTAATAAGCCTGCCGTTAACGTAGGTAACACAGAACGTATGATTTCAGCAGTGGCGGGTGGTTTTCTGCTCTACAATGCCATCAGTGGTAAAAACGCCCGTATGTTGAAAGCTGGTGCAGGTGCTTTCCTGTTGTACAGGGCACTGACTGGCAACTGTCCCGTGTATAGTATGCTGAAGAAGAAACGCTTGCCTGACCCGGTAAGGAACATTAATGTCCGGGTGTCGATGACCGTAAATAGGCCGCGGGCAGAAGTCTATGCCTTCTGGAGAAATCTGGAGAACCTGCCGCTTTTTATGGATCATGTGAAGGCAGTTACACCGCTGGGTGACGGACACTACCACTGGGAGGCGCAAATTCCGGGATTACCTGCTTCATTGAAGTGGGAAGCTGCCATTATCAAGGAGGAGGAAGGCGAATTGCTGGGCTGGAACTCCCTGCCAGGCGCCGATATTGATAATGCAGGTAAAGTGACGTTCGCGGATGCCGGAGAGAACGCAACAGCCCTGCATGTCGTGATCACCTACAGAGCACCGTTGGGCGCTGCTGGTAACGGCATTGCCAGACTGCTGAACCCATTGTTTAAAGCGATGATCAGGGAAGAGCTTCGCAGCTTCAGCCAGTATATCGGAAATGGCGTAGTTCCTGCAACGCAGGAACAGGCATCAGGCAATGCAGCCTCCACGATGTAG
- a CDS encoding DHA2 family efflux MFS transporter permease subunit, with the protein MLKDKRHVLVTLMIGTSMAAIDSSIVNVSLPVIQRQFGVDLNEVSLVITAYMITFLLFIPLTNWLKNRVGYYHLYMGSILLFTLGSLLCSISGSIQMLVFSRVIQAIGGGSIAPTSLAILSESFPKNERGSAIGWWGIGNVMGPALGPTLGGVLTEYLGWQAIFYVNLPIGIIAVLMNMRYLGFLKTRKRCNPPFDFKGYLAFVCFIVLLQFTLTSTSDKYGFTSWQFIAGVVLTVFTLWLFIRTSRRPQALLDLSVFRIAAFNRAFIIVALRSLALFGGMFFLPFLLQGYLKYTEIQSALLLLPNALVMLLTRPMAGKMADAGMIRNISIFGICLVSASFFLFAQIDTNTPVWFIILAMVVRGLGISFLIAPVSTAMLNAVSPAQTATATSLNSLILQLGGSIGIAISGSMHTYIYDHYVAKGYEIMLAEHYALRDGFLFTAVLMLVTLIPASKLPHAAAARLKRSKTKPALG; encoded by the coding sequence ATGCTGAAAGACAAAAGACATGTATTGGTGACGCTGATGATAGGGACGTCCATGGCGGCTATTGACAGTAGTATCGTAAACGTATCGCTTCCCGTCATACAACGGCAGTTCGGTGTTGATCTGAATGAAGTCTCTCTGGTGATCACCGCTTATATGATCACGTTCCTGTTGTTCATCCCACTCACAAACTGGTTAAAGAACCGCGTAGGATATTACCATCTCTATATGGGCAGCATCCTCCTGTTTACGTTGGGTTCCTTGCTATGCAGTATCTCCGGTAGTATACAAATGCTTGTCTTCTCCCGTGTTATCCAGGCAATAGGGGGTGGGTCAATAGCACCTACTTCTCTGGCTATTCTCTCAGAGAGTTTCCCTAAGAATGAAAGAGGCAGCGCTATTGGCTGGTGGGGTATAGGGAACGTGATGGGACCTGCCCTGGGGCCAACGCTGGGAGGGGTATTGACAGAATATCTGGGCTGGCAGGCTATCTTCTATGTGAACCTGCCTATAGGTATCATCGCGGTGTTAATGAATATGCGGTACCTGGGATTCCTGAAGACACGTAAACGTTGTAATCCGCCCTTTGATTTTAAGGGATACCTGGCTTTCGTTTGCTTCATCGTACTACTGCAGTTCACGTTGACGAGTACCAGCGATAAGTATGGCTTTACCTCCTGGCAATTTATAGCAGGGGTGGTACTGACTGTCTTTACATTATGGTTGTTTATCCGCACCTCCCGGCGCCCGCAGGCATTACTGGATCTCTCCGTCTTTCGTATCGCTGCTTTTAACAGGGCCTTTATCATCGTGGCACTACGCTCACTGGCTTTGTTTGGCGGGATGTTCTTCCTGCCTTTCCTGTTACAGGGATACCTTAAATATACAGAGATCCAGAGTGCACTGCTGTTGTTACCGAATGCGCTGGTCATGTTGCTGACAAGACCTATGGCTGGTAAGATGGCGGATGCCGGCATGATCAGGAACATCTCTATCTTCGGTATCTGCCTTGTATCGGCATCCTTCTTCCTGTTTGCACAGATCGATACAAATACACCGGTGTGGTTCATTATACTGGCGATGGTTGTACGTGGATTAGGCATCAGCTTCCTGATCGCACCTGTATCCACCGCCATGCTGAATGCTGTCTCTCCTGCACAGACAGCCACGGCAACATCTCTTAACAGCCTCATATTGCAACTGGGCGGGTCTATTGGTATTGCCATCAGCGGATCTATGCATACGTACATTTACGACCATTATGTCGCCAAGGGATATGAGATCATGCTCGCTGAGCATTATGCGTTAAGAGACGGTTTCCTGTTCACCGCCGTATTAATGCTGGTCACGTTGATACCAGCATCCAAACTTCCTCATGCTGCTGCAGCCAGGCTCAAACGTTCCAAAACAAAACCGGCACTCGGTTAA
- a CDS encoding amidohydrolase, with product MKKTMLPLVALLAGITLSVHAQQNATLIIHNANIVTLDDARPQAQAIAIANDKIIAVGNDADILKLKAANTKVVSANGRTIIPGLYDSHLHVIRAGRFYNTELRWDGVKSLKRALQMLKEQAARTPKGQWVRVVGGWNEYQFEEKRLPTLEEINAATGNTPTFILYLYAQAYLNKAGIKALNIDEHTPNPTGGLIQKDANGQPTGLLIAEPNAFILYSTLAKLPELTPTEKGNSTLGFMSEMNRLGVTSVMDAGGGFQNFPDDYGITDSLFKIGQLTVRLPYYLFAQKGGTELQDYKKWISMVDIEHQHGEEAETEYFVEGGGENLVATGGDFENFLKPRPELVPAMESQLKEVVGVLVKNRWPFRLHATYNESITRFLNVIEEVNKETPLNGLPWFFDHAETVSAENLQRIKALNGGISIQHRMAFQGENFVARYGKQAARNTPPIRKMLDMGIKVGAGTDGTRVASYNPWVSLYWLTTGKTIGGHDYTDAQNKLDRITALKLYTQGSASLINQHNDRGTLKEGYLADLAVLSDNYLKTDAEQIKNIHALLTILDGKIVYGEGEFKAIAPVLPKAIPAWSPVNFYGGYQYK from the coding sequence ATGAAAAAAACTATGCTACCACTTGTGGCGTTACTGGCAGGGATCACCCTCTCGGTGCATGCGCAGCAAAATGCCACGCTGATCATCCACAATGCGAACATTGTAACCCTGGATGACGCCAGACCTCAGGCGCAGGCCATCGCTATTGCCAATGATAAAATTATTGCTGTAGGTAATGACGCTGATATTCTTAAACTGAAAGCAGCAAATACGAAAGTGGTTAGTGCAAATGGACGGACGATCATTCCCGGATTATACGACTCACATCTGCATGTGATCAGAGCCGGCAGATTCTATAATACTGAGTTAAGATGGGACGGTGTAAAATCACTCAAACGAGCATTGCAGATGCTGAAAGAGCAGGCGGCAAGGACACCGAAAGGACAATGGGTAAGAGTAGTAGGCGGCTGGAACGAATACCAGTTTGAAGAAAAACGCCTCCCTACTCTCGAAGAGATCAATGCTGCTACCGGCAATACGCCTACCTTCATTTTGTACCTGTACGCACAGGCTTACTTAAATAAAGCAGGTATCAAAGCGCTGAACATAGATGAGCATACCCCGAATCCTACCGGCGGACTAATACAGAAAGATGCCAACGGACAGCCCACTGGTTTACTCATTGCTGAACCGAATGCCTTTATCCTCTATTCCACCCTGGCGAAACTCCCGGAACTGACTCCCACAGAAAAAGGTAATTCCACGCTAGGCTTCATGAGCGAAATGAACAGACTCGGTGTGACCAGCGTAATGGACGCAGGTGGTGGTTTCCAGAACTTCCCGGATGATTATGGTATCACTGATTCTTTATTTAAGATAGGTCAGCTGACAGTTCGTTTGCCCTATTACCTCTTTGCACAGAAAGGAGGCACAGAACTACAGGACTATAAAAAATGGATCAGCATGGTGGATATTGAACACCAGCATGGTGAAGAAGCAGAGACAGAATATTTTGTAGAAGGCGGTGGTGAGAACCTCGTAGCTACTGGTGGAGATTTTGAGAACTTCCTGAAACCCCGTCCGGAGTTAGTACCTGCCATGGAGTCACAACTAAAAGAAGTGGTAGGTGTACTGGTGAAAAACAGATGGCCATTCCGCCTGCATGCAACCTATAATGAATCCATCACCCGCTTCCTCAATGTCATTGAAGAAGTGAATAAGGAAACGCCCCTGAATGGTTTGCCATGGTTCTTCGATCACGCAGAAACAGTATCAGCAGAAAACCTGCAACGTATCAAAGCACTCAATGGTGGTATCTCTATTCAGCACCGTATGGCATTCCAGGGAGAGAACTTCGTGGCCCGTTATGGTAAACAGGCCGCCCGCAATACACCGCCTATCCGCAAAATGCTGGATATGGGTATCAAAGTAGGCGCCGGTACTGATGGTACCAGGGTGGCCAGCTATAATCCATGGGTATCGTTGTATTGGCTGACTACTGGTAAGACTATCGGCGGACATGACTACACCGACGCACAGAACAAACTTGATCGTATTACGGCATTAAAACTGTATACACAAGGTAGTGCGAGTCTGATCAATCAGCATAACGACAGAGGTACACTGAAAGAAGGATATCTGGCGGACCTCGCTGTGTTAAGTGATAATTACCTGAAAACAGATGCTGAGCAGATTAAGAACATTCATGCACTGCTGACTATTTTAGATGGTAAGATCGTATATGGTGAAGGTGAGTTCAAAGCGATTGCGCCTGTACTGCCTAAAGCTATTCCGGCATGGTCTCCGGTGAACTTCTATGGAGGTTATCAATATAAATAA